In Primulina huaijiensis isolate GDHJ02 chromosome 16, ASM1229523v2, whole genome shotgun sequence, a single genomic region encodes these proteins:
- the LOC140961111 gene encoding uncharacterized protein — translation MLRALNSIAVDMMAKPGSAVPERIRESRRFYPYFKDCIGAIDGTHIPATVSGRDNXLEFIYVLSGWEGSAHDSHVLADALSRNNGLKVRQGKYFLVDGGYPNRRQFLAPFRGVRYHLQEFTGQGRHPEDAKELFNLRHASLRNVIERTFGIFKSRFKIFKMAPPFPYTTQTELVLACAGLHNFLRKECRCDEFQIEPDNEAQLSSSAQVYGDDNFDQLFDTQEQQRARANAWRDTIANGMWSDVDQIVNND, via the exons ATGTTGAGAGCATTAAACAGCATTGCAGTAGATATGATGGCTAAACCTGGATCAGCTGTACCAGAAAGAATAAGAGAGAGTAGAAGATTCTACCCTTACTTTAAA GATTGCATTGGAGCTATTGATGGAACTCATATTCCAGCGACAGTGTCTGGGCGTGACAACNATTTAGAATTCATTTACGTACTCAGCGGATGGGAGGGATCTGCTCATGATTCACACGTGTTGGCTGatgctttatcaagaaataatGGACTTAAAGTGCGACAAG gtaaatattttttagtggATGGTGGATATCCAAATCGACGTCAATTCTTGGCTCCTTTTCGAGGTGTACGTTATCATCTTCAAGAATTCACAGGTCAAGGTCGTCACCCTGAAGATGCTAAAGAGTTGTTCAATCTTCGTCATGCTTCTTTGAGGAATGTTATAGAGCGGACATTTGGTATATTTAAATCACGGTTCAAAATATTCAAGATGGCCCCTCCATTTCCATATACGACCCAAACAGAGCTTGTATTGGCTTGTGCTGGATTACACAATTTTCTTCGAAAGGAGTGTCGatgtgatgaatttcaaattgaacCAGATAATGAAGCTCAATTGTCTTCATCGGCACAAGTTTATGGAGATGACAACTTTGATCAGTTATTTGATACTCAAGAACAACAACGAGCAAGAGCTAATGCATGGAGGGATACCATAGCCAATGGAATGTGGAGCGATGTTGATCAAATTGTCAATaatgattag